In Ananas comosus cultivar F153 linkage group 7, ASM154086v1, whole genome shotgun sequence, the sequence CTTCGACGATCCACTGAGCTTCAACCCCGATAGATGGGACGTAAGTTTACGAGACTTCGAAAGCCTAATTCTACTTCAGCTAGTTACGTACTTTTCGTATATAGTGATCAGTTGGATTCTTTCGTGTAGAAACCGGCGAAACCTGGCACGTTCCAAGCGTTCGGAGGGGGCCGGAGGATTTGCGCGGGAAACATGCTTGCGCGATTAAATCTTACAATCATCCTGCATCACCTCTCTGTTGGTTATAAGTAAATGATCCGCGCAAACTTTTATCTCCCTACATTGTTTTTAAGTTATGAAATTCGTAGTTAAAGCTAATTGTGTGATTGCTTAGGTGGGAATTGCTCAATCCAAATGCAAAGATATCACACTTCCCTCATCCAAGGCCTGTAGATGGGGCTGCAATGAAATTTAGTACACTTTGAAGCTACATAAAGGACTGAAGTGGATCAAATGTTATTGGGCTCTGATTTAGTTCCTAGAAGCTGTTATGTAGCATAAATGCGAGATATTAACTGTGAGCAAATAAGTTGGTGTTGATTTGGGTAATATCAATATCTCAAATTGAAAGAGTGTTTGCCTTAATTTGGTGAAACTACAATGGCCTCTGTTTGGATTGTAAAATTTTCCACACCTATTTTCGTGAGCAAATCATAGCTGGACATTAactactcttttttttgtttacgtCTTGAACAAGAATTTTGATGAAAATGGTACCTCACCTGTGAATGTTTAATATTGTAATAGTTAGGTTTACATTCCCGCTCTTGTGATATGCTCTCGTGCAAAACTGTAtggtattattttttctatataaaatttaatgtaCTTATTTAGTGGAGTCTTGGTTGACGGACAGGAAAagctttgtccgttcggcgatctgtgcATGCGCCTAGACTGACCAAATCGGCGGTCGCGCTGCGTGACATCACCCATAGACAACAGATAAAAGCAAGGTTAAATTTGATGGAATGCACCAGCTAAGCGCCTACATGACTATTTTGGATGGTTATCGAATAAAGTCTCTTGTCTCGATGAAGAGCGAGTAGTGCAAATTGCATTTtggatggttaggatgagagagagaagaggaatcAGTGAAAATTTGGGTGTCTCCATTGGACACCTGGGCCGAGTGCGTGTTCATGCGTGTTTCCATTGGACACGAGTCTGACACGAACACGTGagatttataaaaatatctCCAGTATATGATTCTAAAGATATagatttgaattataatttttgcgTGGTGTGTACCTCTCCAAatcttcttttgaaaaataaatagtaaactacctgttttatttattagaaaaataaattaggcATACATAATGGAGACAGCGAGGTCCTCCCAAGTACCTCTCcaaatctttaatttaaaatttctgtTTTCTGTGTGCATTCCAGCTGTGTCAATTATTATTGTACTGCTACTTTTTGAAATACATGCGAATCTTTAATGCTTGTCTTGTGTCATGTTTATGGCTTTATGCTACAGCCTACAAAAAGCTCACCTAGAGTCTAGAGATGCTTGgtgtttgtttcttttctttttctttttgtatttatttttgtttctatttttgctttttgttatAGAAGTATATGCTTGGTAAggtttagggatgtcaatagtaATGAATACTCGAAAgtttatccgaattcgaattcaaataaaacggatatatccgatactaaatggatatagattcggatatggatatcaaaaatagaaatccgacgaatatgaattcggatatgaattttgactctacccgaaccgaacccgaatccgaacccgaatttattttatattatataaaatatagagtgctgctggtatgcttctggaagcacggagcgctccgtgcttccaagtcgtttcgatgttgggactttcaaatcgactatcagctccgttagacttgatttagagtattttaagtatctagaaaataaattttgcgatttctTGATATCTTTTGCTTaatgatcgaagtggctcaaaaataacggctgaaaataaaaatattacaaaatatgatgatatgacattaaaattttagataaaaaatattgatcttgttttatatagtataaagaattttctatcaaaattttacatgatttgaatattcctataccgttaaacttgtaaataGCTCatcacggccattaaaattattgatttgagctccttcgattactgggcaaatgatatcaaaaaattacaaaatttattttttaaatacttcaaatactctagattaagtttaacggagccgatcgtcaatttgaaaatcccgaaaacgacttggaagcacggaaggcttcatactttcagaagcatatatatatatatatagagtccgactgccatgctattgatagcactaagcacttggtgctatcaagttttctgccgttaaattaacccctttgattatttttatccgttagattatactattaaaccaaccacccactcaaccctaaggggcccacatcatcctaaccgcacatcttttaatctaagggcagaaaacttaatagcaccaagtcattggtactattaatagtattccagcctatatatatatatatatatatatatatatatatatatatatatatataaaagaggggGAAAGAGAGGTCCATGGACCTGTCttatgcggtccacgaggtggagcGGACCTTGTGGATCATGTGCTTTCTTCCTCCGTGCGGCATGCCCAATGCCGCGCGTTTTCGTTTTCTCTCGAATcgagcggaaaataaaaacctCTATTTTTCTtagaatctgtaaaaaaaaaaaaatttctgaatttttttttaacgagccacaaaacacgaaaatctcatttttcaacaaaaaaaaaaaaatttaagataattttACGATGAACAAAACACGTCCTTACCTATTATTTCTATAGTATTTTggagtatatatttttaataacttTATTGAGCTCGTTAAAAAAACCCATTTGAGGAATAAtttcaattatataaaataaagtcTTCATATTAAATAAATCTTGTATAATTTTACGATGAACAAAACACGTCCTTACCTATTATTTCTATAGTATTTTggagtatatatttttaataacttTATTGAGCTCGTGCATAAAACCCATTTGAGGAATAAtttcaattatataaaataaagtcttcatattaaataaatctttatattCAATAGACATCCAAATAGAATCATTTAGTTAAAGGTAGAGTTTATCCAAATTATACAtggattatatttaaaatttatgtaattagagcaagatttataattattcaaaataaaagttgaatttgcTCTTTGTTATGACTTCATGATTATATACAGTTAGGTATGAATTAATTAGGTGAATAACTACGATAGATATGGCAGCATAAAATCGAGGGTGTCGCAACTAgagattttttattaataaagtattagtttagttattttctttcttctttaatatttttttttaaaattacataatttatatCAGTACAAATATTGAttctaataattatattaaaaaaaacttacgCTTCCACACGATCGATGCCAACATAACAGATCCCCAAGAACTTATAATAGGCTCGTTACGCATGCAAGATTAACATTTGCGTTgccaccgaccgtccctagagcaagtgataaaaagcttgatggttggtattcgagacccaagttcgaatcttagatgattcacatttcaagctaagtttatttctaaatgaaatagacGAAATGGGTAGAccaatctctctcaaaaaaaaaaaaaaaaagccagagATGCAAATAGaaatatgtataattttttttgatataatcgcaggtatataatatatcataaccgaNttttttttttttttttttttttttatcgtcaAATTACTAAACCGGTGTATGATATGTACGGATAAACCCGGTGCACGTAATGTTTCTCATGCTGTCGTGCAGTCCGTGTTATCCAAATCCACGCCACGTAGTCTCTATCCCATTACGTCACCTCAACAGTCAACACCCCCCGACCcggccaaaaaaaataaaataaaataaaataaaataaaaagaaaaaccccTTCCCTTTcgtaaaacttaaaaaaactcCCGCATTTCCTCCGCCGCAGAGTGCGCCTGTGGCTCTCTCCTTCGTTTGATTCTTGCGTCGAGCTCTGCTgcgaaggagaaggaaaagggcGGGCGAGGTCGAGATGCGGGAGAATGGCTTACGCCACGGTCTCGTCTCCCGCTCTCTTCCCCTTCTTCGTCCGCCGCAGCCCTAACCCTACTacccccctctccccctcccccttcgCTCTCCCGAGGAGAGCTCGCCCTCTCCTCCCCCCTCTCCGTCCGCCATTAGAGCACAAGAGGGGCCCCCGCGCCCTAGGGTTCGCCGTCTCCGCGGCGAgggggaggagggcgagggccGCGGAGGATGCGTTCGGGGATTTGGAGGCGGAGATCTACGAGTTCATGCGGCGGTCGCCGAAGCCCAACGATTTCCCCACCCGCGCGGAGCTGGTCGCCTCGGGGCGCGCGGATCTCGCCGACGCCGTCGCCGCGCAGGGGGGGTGGCTCGCCCTCGGGTGGGACGTCGACGAGGGGGCGAAGGAGACCAATGGCGGTGCGAGTGCGAGTTCCGCGTCGGGCGAGCCGGAGAAAGGGCTCTCTCGAGATGATTCTAGGGTTTTGCAGCAGCGGCTTTCGTGTAGTAGTTCGGATTTTTCGGAGGCTTCCTCTTCTGGGAGATCACTGTGAGCTGCGATCCTCGTAACCATTTCGATTGTTTTAGTGCTCTTCTTTCGGTTCTTTTTAAGTTATGTTTTCTTGCATTGTTTGATATCTGAAGGGAAAGGGAGGAGGATGCCGAGGATAGCGGGATTGAGGGGATACTGAGTAGATTGGAGAAAGAGAGGAACTGGTCGTATGCTGTGAGTTCTGAAGGGAGAGGAAGGAACGGTCGAACCTTGCGGAGTCATGGGGTTCTTGATCCGGGAGACACAGGTGGATTTTCTTTCTTGAGCTGAGATCGAGCGTTTCTATATATGTCATGATTGCCAATTTTATGTCTATCAACTCGGCATCATATTATATTAGTTGCGACGAAGAGATGAACCAATGTATGTTCCATTCAGAATGTGTTGCCACCAAACCTAACTTTTAATAGTAATTGAAAAGGCATGCCTTCAGCCAGTGTCTTGCCGTGAGGCAAAGGTTCGCGCCTCACTGCACCCTATGTGCAACTTTGCGACTGGTGCGCGCTTTGTGATATGTTCAGTTTAAATGTTCTCCAGTCTCTTAGGTAGAATATCTGTTCATGTGATGCCTTTCCTTTTCTATGGAAGCTGCTATTTCGCTGCTTAGACACCTTTTATGTTTAAGTGTCCATGCACTGTTACTTTGTAAGTGtacaaaaatatttagtatttctctcaaaaaaaaaaaaaaaaatttagtattcaCATTTGCTAATTCAGTCTCCTTTTCTTCCGGATGTGCTTTCTTGTAAATGATCACTGTGATAATTTATTGTCCCAGTACTCATATGTCATAGCTCGTAGTCAAATTGTTACTATATTTAAGAGTGTCttattttgcttaattttttttgaatattgaCCCTAACTTATTGAGGCAAATGCCTTTTGAGTGTGCCTCATGCCTTGGCTCTAGGAGCCCCTTGGGCCTCTTCGCATCTTGTTCGTTAAAAAAACTTAGGTGCCCGATGCTGACTGTGTAACAACAAGAAATAGGCTGAAAGTTCAGATAGTTTGCCTGCTACATCTTTTATATTTCAAACTAAAAATCTGCAATTTTCTACAGTTTTAATATGATTAAATTAGTTTGACAAGTACTTATGGTGTTTCACTGGTTCAAccaaaacataaaaaacttGAAGTAAGCTCATCCCTTCCCTAATCTGACACCATTGTCATTATATAGTGAACTCCAATAGTGTTTTAATAACAATGTATGATCCACAAAATCAGGTTTGATTTAACGTGTTGAAGTGCTATGAAAGGTCACTAATCTATATGTGATATCTAAGCAAAGCATATGTTAGTGTAGTTATGTGGATGTGGGAGCATAGCATCCCTTAACGCCATATCGTAGGCTTGGACATATCTCGCTAGAGGTATACTTGGTGTCTGAGAACACATGTACAAAGACACTACAATAACATGCTATAACAATCTTCATTTTAAGccactttcaaattttcaatagtTGTAACTGTGAATAGGTAAATTTACTCCACTCAAAGAAGTGTTTTAAGAGATGTTAAAACTGGCAGTTTCAGCGGATCTAACGAATATTGTTCTTTTTTCATAAAAGCAATAATATTCAACATTAACAGGCAttaatctctttctctcacatACTGTGTGGATGGTAATTGACTCAGATACCTATATATGATTACCTTTTATTCTTGCTAATATGGTTGTGTATCATATTTTCATATTCTTTATTGAAAATCTATACTTGtagttttttatcttttttcctgTAATATTAACTTACGATCTTCTGGCAAGCTTAATTGGCATACAATAAAGTTAATACGACTGATTTTGTGAACTTAGATAATTTGACACAATCAGGTTTATTCCGCATGACATTATTCTAAGAGGCGGTGTGCCCACCTGCGTATGCTGATGAGGTTTTGTGACAACCCTACACAGATTACAATTTGCATGTCGTGTAACTACTGCATGATGAGCACGTAGGAAGATCGTGTATTGTCAGTCACTATAAGCAAATAAGTAGGTTTATAGCATGGTATGACCtcttcaataaaaaaaaacttgctgTATAGGGCTTtgttaataattttgattatagACTACTTTgtacttacaattttttttcttaatataaaaCTTGCTATGTAGGGCTTtgttaataattttgattatagACTACTTTGTacatacaatttttttcttaagaaaatCTAATTGAATCTTAGATATGTATATTTAAAATGTCCTGGAATTTAGTTCGATTGTCAGAAATTCTATATCTTAGTTATTTTTCTTGAttctttgatattttttatttatcatatgTTTTCATATATTCTTATATTTGTTATATCTTATGCATCTTAACTGAACACCCGCCTATAGCATATTTACCATGCGGTACCTTGTCTGTATGCAAAATGTTCAGCTGCATAGTCACTACATGGCATACTTGTTTAAGGTTTTTCATTCTAGTGTTTAGTTATAACTTAGGATGAAACCAAAGATGGTTTGAAAATCTGGTTTCCCACATTTGAATTTCTTATTCCACATTTGGGTAACAGTCGTCACTTATCACTTGGTATTGAGTAATAGTTGCTTATACGCAGGCACACTTTTTATTGTGCATTCAAAATTTCTGAGAGTGCTCTTTGCTagatttttatacattttttttgtgGATTGGCTGCTCGTTTTCTTTCCAATCTCTAGTATTCTATTTCCTTAACTGAACAGACGCTGTACTATTGAAGATGCAGTTTTAATCAACGACAAAATCACAGTTGATAGAAGTGAGATAGGAAGTAATGGTATATTACGAGATTTTGAAAAGAAACTTTTGTATGATTATGGGGGTACTCATTCGCAATATGGAACACTAACAGATGTCAATAACACGAGAAATTTAACTTCTAGCATGTGGAGAAAATGGAGCACACGAAGGGCAGGATTTCCTGATACTGACTTTCAAGGTTGTCTTTTTCTCATTTGGTGCCATTGCAATGTAGAAATTTTAGATATTCATACTATGCCAACTCTCTTGTGCAGCTGCTGAAATTGTTCCAAATGGTGACAGAAAGATTGTTGAAAATGGTTCGCTAAGTGATGTTTCACTTGATGGCGAGATGCATCGACCAAGCAAGAGTGTGGTTGGAATTGGTAAGGCAAGCAGTAATTTGT encodes:
- the LOC109712285 gene encoding uncharacterized protein LOC109712285 isoform X1; translated protein: MAYATVSSPALFPFFVRRSPNPTTPLSPSPFALPRRARPLLPPLRPPLEHKRGPRALGFAVSAARGRRARAAEDAFGDLEAEIYEFMRRSPKPNDFPTRAELVASGRADLADAVAAQGGWLALGWDVDEGAKETNGGASASSASGEPEKGLSRDDSRVLQQRLSCSSSDFSEASSSGRSLEREEDAEDSGIEGILSRLEKERNWSYAVSSEGRGRNGRTLRSHGVLDPGDTDAVLINDKITVDRSEIGSNGILRDFEKKLLYDYGGTHSQYGTLTDVNNTRNLTSSMWRKWSTRRAGFPDTDFQAAEIVPNGDRKIVENGSLSDVSLDGEMHRPSKSVVGIGKASSNLYSEQNQIRMRLQHLESDLTSALQSLRSKANSLLSHEGKENSLDELHRLSDAWEFQETEIMHARDQLRSIRAKLAVLEGKMALQMIEAQKVIEERQKKLDAAQKALHFLRTACIVWPNPASEVFLAGSFDGWTSQRRMEKSRTGIFLLYLKLYPGRYEIKFIVDGTWKIDPLLPTVNNNGNENNLLIVP
- the LOC109712285 gene encoding uncharacterized protein LOC109712285 isoform X3 → MAYATVSSPALFPFFVRRSPNPTTPLSPSPFALPRRARPLLPPLRPPLEHKRGPRALGFAVSAARGRRARAAEDAFGDLEAEIYEFMRRSPKPNDFPTRAELVASGRADLADAVAAQGGWLALGWDVDEGAKETNGGASASSASGEPEKGLSRDDSRVLQQRLSCSSSDFSEASSSGRSLEREEDAEDSGIEGILSRLEKERNWSYAVSSEGRGRNGRTLRSHGVLDPGDTDAVLINDKITVDRSEIGSNGILRDFEKKLLYDYGGTHSQYGTLTDVNNTRNLTSSMWRKWSTRRAGFPDTDFQAAEIVPNGDRKIVENGSLSDVSLDGEMHRPSKSVVGIGKASSNLYSEQNQIRMRLQHLESDLTSALQSLRSKANSLLSHEGKENSLDELHRLSDAWEFQETEIMHARDQLRSIRAKLAVLEGKMALQMIEAQKVIEERQKKLDAAQKALHFLRTACIVWPNPASEVFLAGSFDGWTSQDGEVKNRHLSVVSEVVSWAI
- the LOC109712285 gene encoding uncharacterized protein LOC109712285 isoform X2; protein product: MAYATVSSPALFPFFVRRSPNPTTPLSPSPFALPRRARPLLPPLRPPLEHKRGPRALGFAVSAARGRRARAAEDAFGDLEAEIYEFMRRSPKPNDFPTRAELVASGRADLADAVAAQGGWLALGWDVDEGAKETNGGASASSASGEPEKGLSRDDSRVLQQRLSCSSSDFSEASSSGRSLEREEDAEDSGIEGILSRLEKERNWSYAVSSEGRGRNGRTLRSHGVLDPGDTVLINDKITVDRSEIGSNGILRDFEKKLLYDYGGTHSQYGTLTDVNNTRNLTSSMWRKWSTRRAGFPDTDFQAAEIVPNGDRKIVENGSLSDVSLDGEMHRPSKSVVGIGKASSNLYSEQNQIRMRLQHLESDLTSALQSLRSKANSLLSHEGKENSLDELHRLSDAWEFQETEIMHARDQLRSIRAKLAVLEGKMALQMIEAQKVIEERQKKLDAAQKALHFLRTACIVWPNPASEVFLAGSFDGWTSQRRMEKSRTGIFLLYLKLYPGRYEIKFIVDGTWKIDPLLPTVNNNGNENNLLIVP
- the LOC109712285 gene encoding uncharacterized protein LOC109712285 isoform X4, which translates into the protein MAYATVSSPALFPFFVRRSPNPTTPLSPSPFALPRRARPLLPPLRPPLEHKRGPRALGFAVSAARGRRARAAEDAFGDLEAEIYEFMRRSPKPNDFPTRAELVASGRADLADAVAAQGGWLALGWDVDEGAKETNGGASASSASGEPEKGLSRDDSRVLQQRLSCSSSDFSEASSSGRSLEREEDAEDSGIEGILSRLEKERNWSYAVSSEGRGRNGRTLRSHGVLDPGDTDVNNTRNLTSSMWRKWSTRRAGFPDTDFQAAEIVPNGDRKIVENGSLSDVSLDGEMHRPSKSVVGIGKASSNLYSEQNQIRMRLQHLESDLTSALQSLRSKANSLLSHEGKENSLDELHRLSDAWEFQETEIMHARDQLRSIRAKLAVLEGKMALQMIEAQKVIEERQKKLDAAQKALHFLRTACIVWPNPASEVFLAGSFDGWTSQRRMEKSRTGIFLLYLKLYPGRYEIKFIVDGTWKIDPLLPTVNNNGNENNLLIVP
- the LOC109712285 gene encoding uncharacterized protein LOC109712285 isoform X5; the protein is MAYATVSSPALFPFFVRRSPNPTTPLSPSPFALPRRARPLLPPLRPPLEHKRGPRALGFAVSAARGRRARAAEDAFGDLEAEIYEFMRRSPKPNDFPTRAELVASGRADLADAVAAQGGWLALGWDVDEGAKETNGGASASSASGEPEKGLSRDDSRVLQQRLSCSSSDFSEASSSGRSLEREEDAEDSGIEGILSRLEKERNWSYAVSSEGRGRNGRTLRSHGVLDPGDTAAEIVPNGDRKIVENGSLSDVSLDGEMHRPSKSVVGIGKASSNLYSEQNQIRMRLQHLESDLTSALQSLRSKANSLLSHEGKENSLDELHRLSDAWEFQETEIMHARDQLRSIRAKLAVLEGKMALQMIEAQKVIEERQKKLDAAQKALHFLRTACIVWPNPASEVFLAGSFDGWTSQRRMEKSRTGIFLLYLKLYPGRYEIKFIVDGTWKIDPLLPTVNNNGNENNLLIVP